Within Triticum dicoccoides isolate Atlit2015 ecotype Zavitan chromosome 1B, WEW_v2.0, whole genome shotgun sequence, the genomic segment ttttgttttttgtggtTTTTTGTTGAGTGTAATTATATATAAACAAATACTATATAATATGTGccaaaatttcatgattatataaTTATTTTCGCATATTACGATAAAGTGCAATTTCGGTGCATAGTTGTGTgcaagttttttttctttcttcttgaaGTAAAATAAATTATTTCAGTTACACTATGTGTATATTACAATAGAATTTAAAAAatgcactattatatgcttattgtttgcatatttcaaaaagtgcaatttcagtgcaaattgtgtgcaagtttttaaagatttttctttttcattttctttcttcttaaaagggcttcattctttcttagaaaacttcattatttgattttgttttatttttctgtaagggtaataccaatgccatgaattcatttttacatagaaatcattatttatttttaattttattttatttttcatttcattttcttatttttttagtttgcatttcttttcttttgtaagggtaataccaatgtcactaatCTATTACTTTTTAGAAAACACTTCTTTTGCAGAAATCTCACTATAATATACTCATTTTTGCTTTattatttctgttttctgtttCTATGCGtttatctttttttcttctttattgGTTGTTTTTTTAGGTGTTTGACTGAGTGTAATTATATACAAAAAATACTATATAATATGGGccaaaatttcatgattatatgattatttttgcattTTATGATAAAGTGTAATTTTGGTGCAAAATTGTGTGCAAGttgtttttaattttctttttcttaaAGGAAATACATTATTTCATTTACACTACGTATAAATTATAGTGGAATGCGACGGATGCACTATTATATTATTCTTTGCATATTTCAGAAAGTGCAAATTCAGTGCAAGTTTTAAAGGTTTTTCTTTTTCATTGCACATATAGTCACTAATGATTGCATACAACACATTGTGTTCCCGTTCGGATAATGGCTGTGACGGCTGGTTTTTCTTTGATTAATTAAATGCTAATGGCCGGTGCTTAATGAACTAAATGTTGCTCATGAGATTATGCATGCATCGCATGGAAGTGAACCCACGTGAGCAGCACTATAGATCATGCAATCAACCCATACATCGCTGTGTCCCTCTATTCCCACTTGAAGCAAATCGACTGAAACAAACTTGGgtcagtcgactgacccaaatttcaTTTTcagttgattgatctctagccggtcCCGAATCATATCATACGCGGATTCACGCGCCCCATGTATCTGCCTCTGACCTGTGCTGTGTACGTACGTATGAATCTGCTTCTCATCGGAAGGAGTGACTAGGCGTACAGTAGGCTCGGTTTGCGTACAGCCTTGATGGCCGCTCCACAGCCACCCACCAGTTTGGATGGTATCCAGCTCTCTAAGCTGTAGGCCGTCGGCTTGCCTGACGAGCAGCATGTGACCACGATGACACCCGCTCGCTAGTGTCCAACGACGGGCCATTCATCGATAAGGAAATCCGGCCCGTGAAATGACCACTCCCTCAGTCCTACTACGCTCCTTTCGGAATCGAATGAAGTTATTGGACCTGGGGGGTGGCAACGTGGATTGGGCAGTAGTTGCCTGCCCTGCTCCATACTGCATGCATGTGCAGTATGGGTGAGCAGCAGTTGCTTAGTTGCTTACCGTGGTCTCGTTGGTGTGCATGCAGAGATCGGGGCGACGAGGACCAAGGTGGCGGAGGCGCGGGACTGCCTGTCGCAGAGCCACAAGTTCAAGGGCGCGTGTCTCAGCAGCAGCAACTGCGCCGGCGTGTGCCGCACCGAGAACTTCCCCGACGGCGAGTGCCACACGCACAACTTCGCGCGCAAGTGCTTCTGCAAGAGGGCCTGCTAGCCCGCCTGCTCGACCcggccggccaccgccgcctcgtCCCATGGTAGCTACCCAGCCACTAGATCGTCCGTGCCGTCTGCTAGATCTGTTCGTCAGTGCGTTCCGGTTCGTCAGTAGTAGCTGTTCGTGTGTCTGTGTGCCGTAATAAAGTAGGAAATCAACCGGGGTCTCGGTAGTTTGGTTCGCCGCACGTCGTGTTTGTGTCTGCTTTGTGTGGTAATGTAATCGTTGTTTCAGCACGGACGGACGTGTGCAATGCATTCCCCTCTGTCTCTGTCAGTGTGATCGGTTGTTTTGTGTGTTATTAAATCAGCATCTACAAAGAGAACTGCTGTTCTTGTGACTAGTGCATTTTTATCTGACGAGATGTTTTTCGAAGCTGCGTGAACATTTCATTTGAACACATGACCAACTAAAAAAGGCAAGTTGTTTGCcaaagaaaataaactaagaaCTCATAGACTATGAGTACAAACTTTCTTTTATCACGAAAAGAATGTCTTATGTGTATTCAGATTTTATTGAACCTGCTCTACAAATCGTATTTTCTACTTTCAAATCATATAAAGCTGGGACATTAAAAAATAACACATGCGTAGACAACCATTTCCCTGGAAGAACAATCTGGACTGCACAAGCCTCCAAGAGTCCAACCGTATGGAAACATTTGGGCAAAGCGCCCTCGATGCTCCTTCAAATGGGCTCCCAGAGGGCAACATAGGATGAACACACGTCCATCCAATCACACTCTGACCGTGTATAACGGAAGATGTTTagagaggtactccctccgtccgaaaatacttgtcatcaaaatgaataaaagaaatgtatctaaaactaaaatacatctagatacatcccattTTATCCGAAAATACTTGTAGAAATAAACCGCCTTTTCTTACGCATCGTTGCTTTTTTTTTCTGGCATAGCTGCCCAAGCAAGTGATAATGCTATGCAAGTAAGCAAACGATACTTCAAACAAGACCCGTTCGTTTTACAAGCACCTCCCTAAGTACGTTGCATTGTACATGACCTAACAGAGATCGCGAGGGCAGGCAGAGCCATTTGACAAAAGAACAAACCCTCTATGCCCTCATAAGTTCCACGTGCTTCGTGTGTTGTATGCACCTACTTCCatgttctttctttttttcttttagtgGACCACTTTCATGTTCTATCAATTGGTCGTGTGATCCACAATTCCTATTTAGATGCAGAGCAACAAGGAGCTCCTACAATTTGTTACGATAACACCTATTTGCCCATTTTTCGCACAGGGCGCCCCTCGACTAGGCCGACCCAATGGCGAGGCACTAGAGCGAGCGGTTTTTAGGCCTTGTCTGTTTTGGTCTGTTTTTTATTCGACTAAAAAACATGGAAAACTATTTTTGAAAGTGAAGATTTTTGCAAAATGTGTTTTTTACAAAAAATAAATATTTGAGAACAGTTTTTGAGCAAACGCcaaaaaatttggaaaactttgaaCAATTTCAAACGTAAAAATTTATTAAAATGTACAAATATTTTAAATGCGAAAATTTTGGAAATTTGAAATTTCAAAACATTTTGTTGAAATTTAATTTTCAAATTTCAAAGAACTTTCAATTTTATGAAAAAAATTAGAAACTAAAGAACATAAAACAAGACCGGCTTCTCAAAACCGACAAAAGGTGGACATTCTCAAAACCGAGATTCCAGTAGCTAACTAAAATGTCAGCCAAACTCATATCGCTCAGTGGCTTGTCAATGTGATTACCTAGCAATTTGACACAATAAATGTCAAATGGAAATTGCCATTTGACACCTTCTGCTTTTTTTCCATGATAATATGTGTCTCAATAATAAAATAAAGATTCAGTTACAAACCATGTAAACATCAACATTACAGGATTGTAAAGATAGGATAATCCTATGCAAAAAAACCAGCGCTTGTCCCTGCTTCGACTAGAGCCTAAAACACAGCAGGTCCCGTGCCACTCTTTGCTCATAGAAATACCATAGCTACACGAACGCTGCTATACTTCGCAAAAGCTATAAATCGCTCATTCCCGAACGTATCGTAGCCTCACCAACTAGGAGCATTGAAGTGGGCCGATCCAAGAAGCAGTCTTTGGAAGTTCCTAGAAACAGGTGCTGATCGCTTTTAGAACCTTATGTGTAGTGTTTTTATTCTTTGTTTTTCTCTAGTGGTTTCGTTttggtttttcttttattttttctttcagATTTTCCCTTTCGTTTTTTATTAATTTCTTTGTTGAAATATATGTTGAAAATTTTAAGTATATAGATTGAGCATTTTTCATATCCACGTTAAACATTTATCTAAATACATGTTGAACATCTGCAAAATACACACTGAATTTTGTGAGTATGCAGTGAACATTCCTAACCACAGGATTATACCTTTTCCAAAAATATCATCAACATTTGTCTAAAACGTGCAAAAAAAATTATGGGTTGCCACATTTCTTTTAAAGAGCATAAACATCCTTTTTGTATGATATGAATCTTTTTCTGAAACTATACAAACAAAGTTTTACTTTCATGAACATTTTCATAAACACAGTTTTTTACGTGTCAATATTTTGATAAACATACTTTTTTACAAACTACACAAACAATTGTTTtacatttcatgaacatttttggaaaatataatctTCATATATTTTTGAAGGCATGAGAATTTTCAAAATATTATGGGTAATTTtaaatttaaataaaatatttttaAATCACGGTGAATGTTGTTAGAAGTTGAAGTAAAGTATTTTTTTTTTTTGTAAGAATAACGAACAGAACAAACTACTTAACAGGAAAACGAATGAAATCAACCACGACTACCTgggccagcccactatgggctcccACTTAGGCAACACTACGCTGCAGCTTGCCGTGAGCGACCTACGCCTGCTATACCTCGTTTAGCAATGTCCGCACTTACTACGCCTTTTGCGTCATAAAGAGAGCAACTAATTAAGGGGCATCCTTTGTGGAAGCCCATCAAGGGTCACTCAGCCACCACCATGTGATGTGGTTTGGGTGCTTCTTTGAGatcttattttttttaattttcctgTACACGTTTTTGGATTTtagatgtttttttgttttttcttacttTTTGTTTTTTGCCTTGTCTTCCTAGGTTTTGgactaataaaataaaaaaatattgtgCGAATTTTTTTTTTCTTCCACAAGATACATAGActtgcttctcgtggaggcacaactttgcttccacgagaggcgctGTGCCTCCTGAAAAGGAAAAAACACGTTTATTTCCTTCTGTGAAAGAAAGATTTGCTGCTCGTGGAGGCACGGGTTTGCTTCCTTGTGCCTCTCGGAAAAGGCAAAAACaagtttttttctttcgcgagaggcacatatttgcttctcgtggACACATAAGTTTGCTTCGCGGGAGGCATAGTTGTGCCTTTTGAAAAAGGAAATAAAACACGTTTTTGCTTCTCATGGACGCACGGGTTTGATTCGCGAGAGGCACAACTGTAcctttcagaaaaaagaaaaaaacctaCTTTTTTTCTTATGCAAGAGACACATATTTGCTTCTCATGGACGTACGGGTTTGATTCGCGAGAGGCACAACTGTAcctttcagaaaaaagaaaaaaaaaactactttttttcttccgcgagaagcacatatttgcttctcatgTAGGCACAGTTTTGCTTGCGTGAGAGGCACGACTGTGCTTCTAGTAAATGAAAAAAACGTGTTTATTTTTCTTCCATGAGAGGCACAAATTTTCTTTTCGTGGAGGCATagatttgcttccgtgagaggcaaaatgcatattttttttctTCCGAAAGAGGCACAAGAAGGCATAAATTTGCTTTCGTGAAAGGCACAGCTGAGCCTTTCTGAAAAGGAAAAAAAGTAAGAAAAATCTTACTTCGGACTCAAGTtttattttcttcctttttcctggaaaaaagttcatcgaaacctATTAACattggatctagtttcgaagatctcgatgCAAGAAGTCCAACGATGAAAATGGTTTGCTGTTTGAACGCGCGGTTTAATAGATAAAATGTTATAAATAAATAAATctatcaaaaaaaaagaaaaactccaAGGTTGCGACAAATGGCGTACATATAGACACCACTTATCGCAACCTGGGAAGTTAAAAATGACCTTTGTAAGGGGTATCCTTAATTATTGATTTCGTAGGTTTGAGACGCGGGAGCTATGTCTCGCATTCAGCTACACGGGAGAATGTCTAGCTGAAGCATCTACagtaattgggccggcccatttcacccaaacaacaaacaaacaacaacaaagcctttagtcccaagcaagttggggcaggctagaggtgaaacccataagatcttgcaactaactcatggctctggcacatggataacaGGCCCATTTCATCCACAGCTAAATAAAAAGAGAAGGAAGAAAAGAGGAGCATGAG encodes:
- the LOC119319261 gene encoding defensin-like protein CAL1, translating into MTASALLLLFLLVATEIGATRTKVAEARDCLSQSHKFKGACLSSSNCAGVCRTENFPDGECHTHNFARKCFCKRAC